One Candidatus Neomarinimicrobiota bacterium genomic region harbors:
- the phoU gene encoding phosphate signaling complex protein PhoU: MIQHLHREIENLKKKIIQEATLVEENLRESIKALLERDGELARRIVKRDDIIDEMEVEVEEDCLKIFALYQPVAIDLRYIVAFLKLNNDLERIGDLTANIAARAASLSVQDILEIPSQIPEMAVITQKMLKNSLDALIDLDGEKATEVMAEDDRVDTLHESMYHVIGEHMQESPERISQWMEILAISRYLERIADHCTNIAEDVEYMLSGEIHRHESELSENTETLLNTS; this comes from the coding sequence ATGATACAACATTTACATCGGGAGATCGAGAATCTCAAAAAGAAAATTATTCAAGAAGCCACCCTGGTTGAAGAGAATTTGCGGGAGAGTATCAAAGCTTTATTAGAACGTGATGGTGAACTAGCCAGAAGAATCGTTAAACGAGATGATATTATTGATGAGATGGAAGTTGAAGTTGAAGAGGATTGTTTAAAGATATTTGCCCTCTATCAACCAGTTGCCATTGATCTAAGATATATCGTTGCTTTTCTGAAGCTCAATAACGACTTGGAGCGTATTGGAGACCTGACGGCAAATATTGCGGCACGAGCAGCTTCTCTGTCAGTTCAGGATATCCTTGAAATACCCAGTCAGATCCCTGAAATGGCTGTGATCACTCAGAAAATGCTCAAGAACAGTCTGGATGCGTTAATAGATCTTGATGGGGAAAAAGCGACTGAAGTGATGGCTGAAGATGATCGGGTCGATACTTTACATGAATCTATGTACCATGTGATCGGTGAACACATGCAGGAAAGCCCGGAAAGGATAAGCCAATGGATGGAAATTTTGGCCATTTCACGCTATTTGGAACGTATTGCTGATCACTGTACCAATATTGCAGAAGATGTCGAATATATGCTTAGTGGGGAAATACACCGGCATGAATCAGAATTATCAGAAAATACTGAAACACTTCTTAACACTTCTTAA